In Labeo rohita strain BAU-BD-2019 chromosome 16, IGBB_LRoh.1.0, whole genome shotgun sequence, one DNA window encodes the following:
- the setdb1b gene encoding histone-lysine N-methyltransferase SETDB1-B, with protein sequence MEVDASLASGMDMELDPELEEELGVSLDELRKWIEEQVDSSEAVQQRKAQLEQLQEWVEQREKEVADMDALCSNASESVVQCEALVKEVYSNMGLVYRESSSEDEGGGGAKTSEVIEIDDDDDDDVIAVGCVVPPKKVVTPAKDSAFKEASAALQRTSQQVQNLAQSVNRTTQSSITPAKAVAPPTQSHGALAVPAVFMSSGPRNAPTQPNPNLKQDNIKINMTLLGKKRTKTWHRGTLVAIKQVGNNFKYKVKFENKGKSLLSGNHVAFDYHPTLERLFVGARVVARYKDGNQVWLYAGVVAEMPNSKNRMRFLIFFDDGYASYVGLPELYPICRPLKKTWEDIEDASCRDFIEEYITSYPNRPMVLLKPGQIIKTEWEGTWWKSRVEEVDGSLVKMLFLDDKRSEWIYRGSTRLEPMFNLKMNTANSQEKKMAGQQRQRPNMGALRTKGPVVQYTSDNSASASSRPVAPQIPPAQPMAAGPLQPSRTESPSLKSQMAKKSTGQVALQPRQAVTTDLQPKALIGTVHQTNTSRLFLLQSGPVHTLTPITPAPHNLQTTVSSYTSERIPQEPSYQAPNDRLFYLMHNCTPDCLKRIRPTRHNLHRGRNPLLTPLLYEFRRMTARRRLNRKMSFHVIYKSPCGLSLRNMAEIQRYLFQTHCDFIFLEMFCLDPYVLVDRRFQPQRPFYFIRDITGGREDIPLSCVNEIDNTPPPRVAYSKERIPEDGVFINTSTDFLVGCDCTDGCRDKSKCSCHQLTLQATGCAPGGQINPNAGYHHKRLEECLPTGIYECNKRCRCNPQMCTNRLVQHGLQVRLQLFKTQNKGWGIRCLDDIAKGSFVCIYAGKILTDDFADKEGLEMGDEYFANLDHIESVENFKEGYESEAHCSDSEGSGVDMSRVKLPASQHGKSTTKMEERNSSTTGKSQDDSSEDSDDDKDEESNEDESDSSDDTFVKDTYYSTSSVWRSYTTRRQAKGMKEESQDSKDGLSASTGEERKPPPMPEETGKSKVASWLTSQSSTSANQSVKVEGGIKTEKKDVMTLSDSDDVQTISSGSDDNKEREKKTQAVVKRQVAVKSTRGIALKSHSLMVKTGGGGAGGGGSGPSHRQGGDGADSGPKNTRQFFDGEESCYIIDAKLEGNLGRYLNHSCSPNLFVQNVFVDTHDLRFPWVAFFASKRIRAGTELTWDYNYEVGSVEGKELLCCCGSTECRGRLL encoded by the exons ATGGAGGTGGATGCCAGTTTGGCCTCAGGGATGGATATGGAATTGGATCCGGAGTTGGAGGAGGAGTTAGGGGTGTCTTTGGATGAGCTGCGCAAGTGGATCGAGGAGCAGGTGGACAGCAGTGAGGCCGTGCAGCAGAGGAAAGCTCAGCTGGAGCAGCTGCAGGAATGGGTTGAGCAGAGGGAAAAGGAGGTCGCTGATATGGATGCTCTTTGCTCCAATGCCTCAGA GTCTGTGGTTCAGTGTGAAGCTCTGGTGAAGGAAGTGTACAGTAATATGGGTCTAGTGTATCGTGAGAGCAGCTCGGAGGATGAGGGAGGAGGCGGAGCTAAAACTTCTGAGGTCATTGAgattgatgatgatgacgacgaCGATGTCATTGCTGTGGGATGTG TGGTTCCTCCCAAGAAGGTTGTAACTCCAGCCAAGGACTCAGCG tttaaggAGGCTTCGGCTGCTCTTCAAAGAACATCTCAGCAGGTACAAAACCTGGCCCAGTCTGTCAACAGAACAACCCAATCAAGTATCACACCAGCTAAAGCAGTGGCACCTCCCACACAATCCCATGGTGCTCTGGCTGTTCCTGCAGTGTTTATGTCCTCAGGTCCAAGGAATGCACCCACTCAACCAAACCCTAATTTAAAACAGGacaatattaaaatcaacaTGACACTTTTGGGTAAAAAACGAACCAAGACTTGGCATCGTGGAACACTTGTTGCCATCAAACAAGTGG GAAACAATTTTAAGTACAAGGTGAAGTTTGAGAATAAAGGCAAGAGTCTTCTTTCTGGGAACCACGTGGCATTTGATTACCACCCAACACTGGAGAGACTCTTTGTTGGTGCCCGTGTTGTCGCCAGGTACAAGGATGGCAATCAAGTCTGGCTCTATGCAGGTGTAGTTGCTGAGATGCCCAACAGCAAGAACCGCATGAG GTTCCTGATCTTTTTCGATGACGGTTATGCCTCATATGTGGGCCTGCCGGAGCTCTACCCAATCTGCAGACCAT TAAAAAAGACCTGGGAGGATATTGAGGATGCATCATGCAGGGATTTCATTGAGGAGTACATCACGTCGTATCCCAACAGACCCATGGTGCTGTTGAAGCCGGGACAAATCATAAAGACGGAATGGGAGGGAACGTGGTGGAAAAGTCGTGTGGAAGAAGTGGATGGCAGCCTTGTCAAAATGCTTTTCCTG GATGATAAGCGGAGTGAGTGGATTTATCGTGGGTCTACAAGACTAGAACCCATGTTTAATCTGAAAATGAACACAGCTAACAGTCAAGAGAAGAAAATGGCTGGTCAACAAAGACAGCGGCCTAATATGG GAGCATTGAGGACGAAGGGACCTGTTGTGCAGTACACTAGTGATAACAGTGCTTCTGCTTCCAGTCGGCCTGTAGCCCCACAGATCCCACCAGCTCAGCCTATGGCTGCAGGACCCCTACAGCCTTCCCGCACCGA GAGTCCTAGTTTAAAGAGTCAAATGGCTAAAAAAAGCACTGGTCAGGTTGCACTCCAGCCTCGTCAGGCCGTGACCACTGACCTTCAGCCCAAAGCACTAATTGGCACTGTTCACCAAACTAATACTTCCAG GCTCTTTCTTCTGCAGTCTGGACCTGTGCATACACTGACACCAATCACACCAGCTCCGCATAATTTGCAGACAACTGTGTCAAGCTACACCAGTGAACGTATTCCTCAGGAGCCATCTTACCAGGCTCCAAATGACAGACTCTTCTACCTTATGCACAACTGCACGCCAGACTGTCTAAAGCGCATCCGACCCACCCGTCACAACCTGCATCGAGGACGTAATCCACTTCTTACTCCATTGCTCTATGAGTTTCGCCGTATGACTGCCCGCAGACGCCTTAACCGCAAG ATGTCATTCCATGTCATCTACAAGTCCCCGTGTGGCTTGAGTCTGAGAAATATGGCAGAAATCCAGCGCTACCTCTTCCAGACACACTGTGACTTCATCTTTTTGGAGATGTTTTGTCTGGACCCATATGTGCTGGTGGACCGTCGATTCCAACCCCAGAGGCCGTTCTACTTCATCCGGGACATCACAGGTGGTCGCGAAGACATTCCCTTGTCCTGTGTGAATGAGATCGACAACACTCCTCCACCTAGGGTGGCCTACAGTAAAGAGAGGATCCCAGAAGATGGAGTCTTTATTAACACCAGCACAGACTTCCTGGTGGGCTGTGACTGCACTGATGGCTGCAGAGACAA ATCCAAGTGTTCATGTCATCAGCTGACTCTGCAGGCTACAGGGTGTGCACCAGGTGGGCAGATCAACCCCAACGCTGGATACCATCACAAGAGACTGGAAGAGTGTCTCCCGACAGG GATCTATGAATGCAATAAGCGCTGCCGCTGTAATCCACAGATGTGCACTAACCGTCTAGTTCAGCATGGTTTGCAGGTCCGACTGCAACTTTTTAAGACCCAGAATAAGGGCTGGGGCATTCGTTGCCTTGATGATATCGCCAAGGGCTCATTTGTTTGTATCTATGCAG GTAAAATCCTGACAGATGACTTTGCCGATAAAGAAGGTTTGGAAATGGGTGATGAATACTTTGCCAATCTTGACCACATTGAGAGCGTGGAGAACTTTAAGGAAGGTTATGAGAGTGAGGCCCACTGCTCCGACAGCGAGGGCAGCGGGGTGGACATGAGCAGGGTTAAACTACCTGCTTCCCAACATGGTAAATCCACCACCAAGATGGAGGAGCGTAACAGCAGCACTACCGGCAAAA GCCAAGATGATTCATCTGAAGACAGTGACGATGACAAGGATGAAGAGTCTAACGAGGATGAGAGCGATAGTTCAGATGACACGTTTGTGAAAGACACATATTACTCCACCAGCTCAGTATGGAGGAGCTACACCACACGCAGACAGGCTAAGGGAATGAAGGAAG AGAGTCAGGACAGTAAGGATGGACTGAGTGCGTCCACAGGTGAGGAGAGGAAGCCACCTCCAATGCCAGAGGAGACTGGGAAGAGTAAAGTGGCATCTTGGCTCACCAGTCAGTCGTCCACTTCTGCAAATCAGAGCGTCAAGGTGGAGGGAGGGATAAAGACAGAGAAGAAG GATGTAATGACCCTCTCTGACAGTGATGATGTGCAAACTATAAGCTCAGGATCAGATGACAacaaggagagagagaaaaagactcAGG CTGTGGTGAAGAGGCAGGTGGCAGTGAAGTCCACGCGTGGCATTGCTTTGAAGTCCCACAGTCTGATGGTGAAAACAGGGGGCGGGGGAGCAGGAGGAGGTGGCTCAGGCCCATCTCACAGACAGGGAGGTGATGGGGCCGACAGTGGCCCTAAAAACACCCGCCAGTTTTTTGATGGGGAGGAATCCTGTTATATCATTGATGCTAAACTGGAGGGCAACCTCGGACGCTACCTCAAT CATAGCTGCAGTCCCAATCTGTTCGTCCAGAATGTGTTTGTGGATACTCATGATCTCCGCTTCCCCTGGGTGGCCTTCTTTGCTAGCAA GCGAATCCGAGCAGGGACGGAGCTGACGTGGGATTATAATTATGAAGTTGGCAGCGTGGAGGGTAAGGAGCTTCTGTGCTGCTGTGGATCAACAGAATGCAGAGGACGACTgctgtaa
- the dicp3.1 gene encoding diverse immunoglobulin domain-containing protein 3.1: protein MADKCCLLGLIILCSFLRGSEVDDPHVFCSSGENVRLPCNNALSDCTSTTWNYNRNLGTVELIKLGIKNEIERRERLSVGSDCSLNIKKVTKEDYGSYTCRQYVNGQQQGTDARVYLHFLHVSSSSSQTEISPGSSVTLSCQLYYYGVSCDTLVRTEGIQLIWVNQAGVNLQTDARYQILFSSTNCIITLTTTLLNEDHNREWRCQVKQRNEQKTSATYTVKYSDYVSNSKDPSTTKTDISTQAIIISAVVAVLAVVLVAVLSVICKKRPDNQRGTDGSVVSSVKDQYEHKGTYETINMFIPTTPNTNEQTDDVTYTEVTASSKKQVQIDNNHSNDTVTYAAIRRTE from the exons ATGGCTGATAAGTGTTGTCTGCTGGGACTGATAATTCTCTGTTCATTTCTCAGAG GTAGTGAAGTGGATGACCCTCATGTGTTCTGCAGTTCTGGTGAAAATGTCCGACTGCCCTGTAATAATGCTCTTTCTGACTGCACATCAACTACATGGAACTATAACAGAAATTTAGGGACAGTTGAACTGATTAAATTAGGTATAAAGAATGAAATAGAGAGACGTGAGAGACTGAGTGTGGGCTCTGACTGCTCTCTGAACATCAAGAAAGTCACAAAAGAAGATTATGGATCTTACACCTGCCGACAATATGTGAATGGACAACAACAAGGAACTGATGCACGTGTTTATCTGCATTTTCTTCATG tctcttcatcatcctcacagACTGAGATCAGTCCAGGCAGCTCTGTGACTCTCTCCTGTCAGTTGTATTATTATGGAGTCTCTTGTGATACTTTGGTCCGTACTGAGGGAATTCAGCTGATCTGGGTGAATCAGGCTGGTGTGAATCTGCAGACAGACGCCAGATATCAGATATTATTCTCCTCAACAAACTGTATTATCACTCTGACTacaacactcctgaatgaagATCACAACAGAGAGTGGAGATGTCAGGTTAAACAGAGAAATGAACAGAAGACCTCAGCCACATACACTGTCAAGTATTCAG ATTACGTCTCCAACTCTAAGGATCcctcaacaacaaaaacagacatttccACACAAG CGATCATCATTTCTGCTGTGGTTGCTGTATTAGCTGTTGTCCTTGTTGCTGTTCTTTCGGTGATCTGTAAAAAAAGACCTG atAATCAGAGAGGGACTGACGGCTCTGTGGTGAGTTCG GTCAAAGATCAATATGAACATAAAGGGACCTATGAAACAATCAACATGTTCATTCCTACTACGCCAAACACCAAT GAACAAACAGATGATGTGACCTACACTGAGGTTACTGCTTCCAGTAAAAAACAAGTACAGATTGACAAT AATCATTCTAATGATACAGTGACCTACGCTGCCATCAGAAGAACAGAATAG